One Malania oleifera isolate guangnan ecotype guangnan chromosome 10, ASM2987363v1, whole genome shotgun sequence genomic region harbors:
- the LOC131165744 gene encoding very-long-chain enoyl-CoA reductase, producing the protein MKVTVVSLSGREIIKGGLELNDSATVTDLQEAIYRRTKKYYPSRQRLTLPLPPGSKERPTVLNYKKNVEDYCDGNSGNLKVVFKDLGPQVYYSTLFFWEYLGPLIIFPIFYYFPVYQFFGYKGERAIHPVQTYALYYWCFHYFKRIMETFFVHRFSHATSPLSNVFRNCAYYWTFGAYIAYNVNHPLYTPVSDLQMKIGFEFGLVWQVANFYCHVLLRNLRSPDGGGGYQIPHGFLFNIVTCANYTTEIYQWLGFNIATQTVAGYVFLVVAVLIMTNWALAKHRRLKKIFDGKDGRPKYPRRWIILPPFL; encoded by the exons ATGAAGGTGACCGTCGTTTCACTCAGCGGTAGAGAAATCATCAAGGGTGGCCTTGAGCTTAATGACTCT GCAACGGTGACTGATCTGCAGGAGGCAATTTATAGGCGAA CCAAGAAATATTATCCTTCCAGACAGCGGCTGACCCTCCCCCTACCACCGGGATCAAAGGAGAGGCCTACTGTCCTCAACTACAAGAAAAATGTCGAAGATTATTGCGATGGAAACTCAGGCAACCTAAAAGTAGTGTTCAAGGACCTGGGCCCCCAAGTTTATTATAGTACACTTTTCTTCTGGGAGTATTTGGGCCCTCTGATCATCTTTCCCATCTTCTACTATTTCCCCGTATACCAGTTCTTTGGATACAAAGGGGAGCGGGCTATCCACCCGGTTCAGACATATGCCTTGTACTATTGGTGTTTCCACTACTTCAAAAGGATTATGGAAACCTTTTTTGTTCACCGGTTTAGTCATGCAACTTCACCCCTCTCAAATGTGTTCCGGAACTGTGCATATTATTGGACCTTTGGTGCTTACATTGCTTACAATGTGAACCATCCACTCTATACCCCTGTCAGTGATCTCCAAATGAAGATTGGATTTGAGTTTGGGTTGGTTTGGCAAGTTGCAAATTTCTATTGCCATGTATTGCTGAGGAATCTTCGTAGTCCTGATGGGGGTGGAGGGTACCAAATCCCACATGGGTTTTTGTTCAATATTGTGACATGTGCGAATTACACAACAGAGATTTATCAGTGGTTGGGCTTCAACATTGCAACTCAAACAGTTGCTGGCTATGTCTTCCTTGTGGTTGCTGTTCTTATCATGACTAACTGGGCCCTTGCAAAGCACCGGCGTTTGAAGAAG ATATTTGATGGGAAAGATGGAAGACCTAAATACCCAAGGCGATGGATCATACTGCCCCCGTTCCTGTAG